Proteins from one Akkermansiaceae bacterium genomic window:
- a CDS encoding c-type cytochrome → MFANLLLVVSLGTLSAQQAVIPEDASRPVVVTRNDKVWKLPGRAELPEGFELQVAAGPPLVRHPIMGCIDGRGRLFVGDAVGVNWNRDQLEGNPPNRILTLEDLDGDGVYDKSTVFADKMVFPQGALWLNGSLYVCSAPGLWKLTDKDGDGVADERVLLVGGFNHTGNAADVHGPWLHPNGRLYWCHGRKGHKVVDRDGTLVNEGLASGIWSCLPDGSDVSWHSLGAGDNPVRVDFTPNGDVIGVINLYGINPRRDTIMHWLYGGVYARPDQAKAIEGLPRTLENLPIIHDFGHVAVSGSTFWRRSGWSARDKRALQYMVTHFNTGRVMRMELTPDGSSWKAEENEFLKIDHPDVHPTDVLEDADGSLVVLDTGGWFRIGCPSSLMAKTDVLGGIYRVRRSGKKQETRLDPAFLQPYSSVASGSVDEFVRALGSESGFERRAACESLAKRGAVTPEIKGALVRLMAGTLDPALEHAVLHAGISTKMVTEEDVSGAKDDLLMRRLWHVLHQTQPGSDLHLKLATKHLDSPNAELAGLAARIAVQAEDGPDRVLPLLRGWLGNGKSVGVTRLSTLQQLLSSWLGNETAQQVIADMLEHQSREVRETSLRILSQSRLAALPEEWVPLLNQRLDQAAAGDLPLLLDAIKRLPGNRFDEAVRRVSSDDRHPESLRLRALSSIKGLKLDDATFSVLADVVGNVASTPAARLQAGQMVVAGQPGEERYPAIAGWLRTADPMLLKELIPLLARTKNDDGARLLASAMAENPLIASQQESVYRNALTGKEPAIFETILRPALSRSNAAVEAKRRRLGEFADKAAAEGNTEAGRRIFQSGKGSCIVCHKIADEGRNVGPDLSTIGSIRTERDLLESIIFPNNTLARDFETRIFETADGRSIMGLVKSHTAEGLLVADMGGNEFSLRHDQIVSDTTMTDSLMPTGLDQTLTERELIDLVAWLKSL, encoded by the coding sequence ATGTTCGCGAACCTGCTCCTAGTGGTGTCGCTGGGCACCTTGTCCGCCCAACAGGCAGTCATTCCCGAAGATGCGTCCCGTCCGGTGGTAGTAACCAGGAATGACAAGGTCTGGAAATTGCCAGGAAGGGCGGAACTGCCCGAGGGCTTCGAGCTTCAGGTTGCTGCGGGGCCACCATTGGTAAGGCATCCCATCATGGGATGCATCGACGGCCGGGGGCGGTTGTTTGTCGGGGATGCTGTGGGCGTAAACTGGAACAGGGATCAGCTTGAGGGAAATCCGCCGAACCGCATTCTGACCCTTGAGGACCTGGATGGAGATGGCGTCTACGACAAGAGCACAGTATTCGCGGATAAGATGGTGTTCCCCCAAGGGGCACTGTGGCTGAACGGCTCCCTCTATGTCTGCAGTGCGCCGGGTCTATGGAAGCTGACCGACAAGGATGGTGATGGAGTCGCAGATGAGCGGGTCCTCCTGGTGGGGGGATTCAATCACACGGGAAATGCGGCGGATGTTCATGGACCCTGGCTTCATCCCAATGGGCGGCTGTATTGGTGCCATGGCCGGAAAGGTCACAAGGTAGTGGATCGTGATGGCACCCTCGTAAATGAAGGACTGGCCAGCGGGATCTGGTCCTGCCTGCCGGACGGCTCTGACGTTTCCTGGCATTCGCTGGGTGCGGGAGACAATCCGGTGAGGGTGGATTTCACCCCGAATGGTGACGTCATCGGTGTGATCAACCTGTATGGCATCAACCCACGCCGCGATACCATCATGCATTGGCTGTATGGCGGGGTCTACGCGCGACCGGATCAAGCGAAAGCCATCGAAGGTTTGCCGCGGACACTTGAGAATCTCCCGATCATCCATGACTTCGGGCACGTGGCGGTTAGCGGTAGTACCTTCTGGCGCCGTTCCGGTTGGTCCGCACGAGACAAGCGGGCGCTCCAGTATATGGTCACGCATTTCAATACCGGGCGTGTCATGAGAATGGAGCTGACCCCGGATGGATCTTCCTGGAAGGCGGAGGAGAATGAGTTTCTCAAAATTGATCATCCGGATGTTCATCCGACGGATGTGCTGGAGGATGCGGACGGTTCGCTGGTGGTGCTGGACACCGGCGGTTGGTTCAGGATCGGCTGCCCATCTTCACTGATGGCTAAAACCGACGTGCTTGGGGGCATCTATCGGGTCCGTCGTAGTGGGAAAAAGCAGGAGACCCGGCTGGATCCGGCATTTTTGCAGCCCTACTCGAGCGTGGCATCGGGGAGTGTGGATGAGTTCGTTCGTGCTCTGGGTTCGGAGTCAGGATTCGAACGCCGTGCGGCGTGCGAAAGCCTGGCCAAAAGGGGGGCTGTCACGCCTGAGATCAAGGGCGCGTTGGTAAGGCTGATGGCTGGAACGCTCGATCCCGCGCTGGAACATGCGGTTCTCCACGCTGGGATCTCCACCAAGATGGTGACTGAAGAGGATGTCTCCGGTGCTAAGGATGATTTGTTGATGCGCCGCCTGTGGCACGTGCTTCACCAGACCCAACCGGGATCGGACCTTCATCTGAAGCTGGCAACGAAGCATCTTGATTCTCCCAACGCTGAACTGGCCGGGCTAGCCGCAAGGATTGCAGTCCAAGCCGAGGATGGACCGGATCGTGTGCTGCCTCTCCTGCGAGGTTGGTTGGGAAACGGAAAATCCGTCGGTGTCACAAGGCTCTCCACCCTGCAACAGTTGCTGTCGTCATGGTTGGGGAACGAGACTGCCCAGCAGGTGATAGCGGATATGCTGGAACATCAGTCCCGTGAAGTTCGGGAAACGTCCCTGCGCATTCTTTCCCAGAGCCGGCTTGCTGCTCTGCCGGAAGAGTGGGTACCGTTGCTCAATCAGCGCTTGGACCAGGCGGCAGCCGGAGATCTTCCCCTGTTGTTGGATGCCATCAAGCGATTGCCGGGCAATCGCTTTGATGAAGCCGTGCGACGTGTTTCATCCGACGATCGCCATCCTGAATCGCTCAGGCTGCGAGCATTGTCCTCCATCAAGGGACTCAAGTTGGACGATGCCACGTTCAGCGTTCTCGCAGACGTTGTGGGAAATGTCGCCTCCACACCCGCAGCGCGCCTGCAGGCGGGGCAGATGGTGGTAGCCGGACAGCCCGGAGAGGAACGGTACCCCGCCATCGCTGGATGGCTCCGGACGGCAGATCCCATGTTGCTCAAGGAACTGATCCCACTGCTGGCGCGCACGAAGAATGACGACGGCGCCCGGCTCCTCGCGTCCGCGATGGCGGAAAATCCGTTGATCGCCAGCCAGCAGGAGAGCGTTTATCGGAATGCTCTCACGGGCAAGGAACCGGCAATCTTTGAGACGATCCTCCGGCCTGCTTTGTCGCGGAGCAATGCCGCGGTGGAGGCAAAGCGACGGCGTTTGGGGGAGTTTGCCGACAAAGCCGCGGCCGAGGGGAATACCGAAGCAGGCCGGCGGATCTTCCAGAGTGGCAAAGGATCCTGCATTGTCTGCCACAAGATCGCGGATGAGGGTCGGAACGTAGGTCCCGATCTCAGCACCATCGGCTCCATCCGCACGGAGCGCGATTTGCTAGAAAGCATTATCTTTCCAAACAACACCTTGGCCCGGGATTTCGAGACGCGCATCTTCGAAACGGCTGATGGACGGAGCATCATGGGCCTCGTCAAAAGCCATACTGCGGAAGGGCTGTTGGTGGCTGATATGGGGGGGAACGAATTCTCCCTGCGGCATGACCAGATCGTCAGTGATACGACCATGACCGACAGCCTCATGCCGACAGGTCTGGATCAAACCCTGACCGAACGGGAGTTGATCGACCTGGTTGCCTGGTTGAAGAGCCTTTGA
- a CDS encoding transposase, giving the protein MKKRHSAEQIIRILGEIENSGLKVSDACRPHNISEQTYFRWKKKYGGMDVSEATRLKALEEENSRLKRLVADLSLDNQILKEVNSKKW; this is encoded by the coding sequence ATGAAAAAGAGACACAGCGCGGAGCAAATCATCCGCATCCTTGGAGAAATCGAGAACAGCGGCCTGAAGGTGTCCGATGCTTGCCGTCCGCACAACATCAGCGAGCAGACCTACTTCCGCTGGAAGAAGAAATACGGCGGAATGGACGTCAGCGAGGCCACCCGGCTCAAGGCCTTGGAAGAGGAGAACTCACGGCTCAAGCGGCTGGTGGCCGACCTGTCGTTGGACAACCAGATCCTCAAGGAAGTGAACTCAAAAAAGTGGTGA
- a CDS encoding PSD1 domain-containing protein, with protein sequence MLRPIGFIFTLLPLSVVAEEPLLTFEKDVRPILKAHCIHCHGEEEDPDGDVDLRLRRFMEEVTMEAGGQLLVPGHPEHSGLVSIIRSGEMPKKAKKLPDEELAVIEKWIKQGATTARPEPESLPPGSVISEEDRAWWSFQPVRPPAVPQVASDRVRTPIDAFLIAEMRSHGMDYAPEADRPTLIRRLTLDLTGVPPTPEDVAAFVADSRPDAYEQLVDRLLASKSYGERWARHWLDVVGYADSNGYAEADSVRPHAWHYRDYVIRAFNDDKPWNEFIQEQLAGDEMAGATHASFQQAVLDPKKRDQLTGTGFLRMAPDGTGDKIDDPKLARNQVIAEQIKITTSSLLGLTVACAQCHDHRYDPITHEDYFRLRAIFDPAYDWEQWRTPAQRQYSLYTPEESAKAAEIEKQAKAIDDEAAAMSKKFLDEIFEVEILKLPEEERAPFREARATPADKRNDAQKALIKKYPSALATYSLDLYDKKKQNLVDAKKAEATKLRGTKPKENFLMAMTEVKGRVPVSKLFNRGDHDQPKQELSPGEIGVLSSPEIEPFKPAVIESGSSGRRLTYAQWLTNGRHPLVARALVNRFWMHHLGRGIVNTPGDFGRQGDLPSHPALLDWLADSFVKNGWKLKPLHRVILLSSAYRQSSVNPVSMEKDRDNRYYARFQVKRLDAETLRDSVLATTGKLNVNSFGPPSNIGRDPAGRIVLGIDKGDINNFKVESGGEDDFRRSIYVQVRRSKPVTVLETFDAPSMVPNCEVRSQSTVAPQSLLMMNDVFILENSRRLAERLEAKAPGNIRGQLEQAWELLFLGKPTEEELQKCEVYLKDQSVALAEYHQKNPPKKDAPQSNASLEAMASLCQILYSSNRFLYIE encoded by the coding sequence ATGCTGCGCCCCATCGGCTTCATTTTCACGCTACTGCCTCTCTCTGTTGTAGCGGAGGAACCCTTACTCACCTTCGAGAAGGACGTACGCCCAATTCTCAAGGCACATTGTATCCATTGTCACGGCGAAGAGGAAGATCCGGATGGTGATGTGGATCTGCGGTTGCGACGGTTCATGGAAGAGGTGACCATGGAGGCCGGAGGCCAGTTACTCGTTCCGGGTCACCCGGAACACAGCGGGCTCGTCAGCATCATCCGTAGCGGCGAAATGCCCAAAAAGGCAAAAAAGCTGCCTGACGAAGAGCTGGCAGTGATCGAAAAATGGATCAAGCAAGGCGCGACCACCGCACGACCTGAACCTGAAAGCCTTCCTCCGGGGTCAGTCATTTCCGAAGAAGACCGCGCCTGGTGGTCATTCCAGCCGGTACGTCCTCCTGCGGTTCCGCAGGTCGCCAGCGACCGTGTCCGCACCCCGATCGATGCGTTTCTCATCGCCGAAATGCGGTCACACGGAATGGATTACGCTCCGGAAGCGGACCGACCGACCCTGATCCGGCGGCTGACGCTCGATCTTACCGGAGTCCCTCCGACACCAGAGGATGTCGCCGCATTTGTCGCTGATTCACGCCCCGACGCCTACGAACAGCTCGTGGACCGCTTGCTGGCCAGCAAATCCTACGGCGAGCGCTGGGCCCGCCATTGGCTGGATGTCGTGGGCTATGCGGACTCCAACGGCTATGCAGAGGCGGATTCGGTCCGCCCCCATGCCTGGCACTACCGCGACTATGTGATCCGTGCGTTCAATGACGACAAACCGTGGAACGAGTTCATCCAGGAACAACTGGCCGGGGATGAGATGGCCGGAGCCACCCACGCCAGCTTCCAGCAGGCCGTGCTTGATCCCAAGAAGCGCGACCAACTGACCGGCACAGGATTTTTGCGGATGGCACCTGATGGAACGGGAGACAAGATTGATGATCCGAAACTGGCCCGTAACCAGGTGATCGCTGAACAGATCAAGATCACAACTTCTTCCCTGCTCGGTTTGACGGTCGCTTGCGCGCAGTGCCACGACCACCGGTATGACCCCATCACCCATGAGGACTATTTCAGGCTGCGCGCGATCTTCGATCCCGCCTATGACTGGGAACAGTGGCGGACACCCGCACAGCGACAATACTCTCTCTACACACCTGAGGAATCCGCAAAGGCAGCGGAGATCGAGAAGCAGGCAAAGGCCATCGATGACGAGGCCGCCGCAATGAGCAAAAAGTTCCTGGATGAGATCTTCGAGGTGGAAATCCTCAAGTTGCCCGAGGAAGAACGCGCCCCCTTCCGTGAGGCACGTGCCACTCCGGCGGACAAGCGGAATGACGCCCAGAAGGCGCTCATCAAAAAATATCCTTCGGCGCTGGCGACCTATTCCCTCGATCTTTACGATAAGAAGAAGCAGAACCTGGTGGATGCCAAAAAGGCGGAAGCGACGAAGCTGAGAGGCACGAAGCCCAAGGAAAATTTCCTGATGGCCATGACGGAGGTGAAGGGCCGGGTGCCGGTTTCCAAGCTTTTCAACCGAGGGGATCACGATCAGCCGAAACAGGAACTGTCACCTGGAGAAATTGGGGTCCTTTCCAGCCCGGAGATCGAACCATTCAAGCCCGCGGTGATCGAGTCCGGATCAAGCGGCCGCAGGTTGACCTACGCACAATGGCTCACCAATGGCCGGCATCCGCTCGTGGCCCGCGCCTTGGTGAACCGATTCTGGATGCACCACCTTGGACGTGGCATCGTCAATACACCCGGAGATTTCGGACGCCAGGGCGACCTACCTTCCCATCCCGCGCTGTTGGATTGGCTGGCGGATTCCTTCGTCAAAAACGGGTGGAAGCTCAAGCCCCTGCACCGGGTGATTTTGCTTAGCTCGGCCTATCGCCAGTCATCGGTGAATCCGGTGTCCATGGAGAAAGACCGGGACAACCGCTACTATGCCCGCTTCCAGGTCAAACGGCTCGATGCGGAGACCCTCCGGGACAGCGTTCTCGCGACAACGGGCAAGCTGAACGTGAATTCCTTCGGCCCACCGAGCAACATCGGCCGTGATCCAGCCGGCCGGATCGTGCTGGGGATCGACAAAGGCGACATCAACAACTTCAAGGTGGAGAGTGGTGGCGAGGACGACTTCCGGCGGTCCATCTATGTGCAGGTCCGACGCAGCAAACCTGTCACGGTCCTGGAGACATTCGACGCTCCTTCCATGGTACCGAACTGTGAAGTTCGCAGCCAGAGCACCGTCGCTCCGCAGTCCCTCCTGATGATGAACGACGTGTTCATCCTAGAGAACTCACGACGACTTGCGGAAAGGTTGGAGGCGAAAGCCCCCGGCAACATCCGCGGGCAACTGGAACAGGCCTGGGAGCTCCTTTTCCTCGGCAAGCCGACAGAAGAAGAACTGCAGAAGTGCGAAGTCTATCTCAAGGACCAGTCCGTGGCCCTCGCGGAGTATCATCAGAAGAACCCGCCGAAAAAGGACGCCCCTCAGTCCAACGCTTCTTTGGAAGCCATGGCCAGTCTCTGCCAGATCCTCTATAGCTCAAACCGCTTCCTCTACATCGAATGA
- a CDS encoding DUF1501 domain-containing protein, with protein MNRFHLTRRHFLQSGSFNLGSLALASLLKDAGLLAAPVKPTLPGEEAYDLLPKKGHFEPRAKAMISLFMMGGPSQMDLFDPKPTLTKYDGQKFPGEIKYDNLAEASSKCFGSPWKFQKHGQCGMEISELLPHLSKVVDDITLIRSMTSGVNNHAQALYAMNAGGITAGRPALGSWLTYGLGCETQDLPAYVVLSHPNGLPTFHGDHYTNGWLPALFQGTVIRPKEPRILNLDPPPSLAGQAQMRQLDLLKSFNEQHLAQHPGELDLQARIASYELAAKMQTSAKEALDISNEPEHIKKLYGIDDPVTRDYGTRCLIARRLVERGVRYVQVLNEGQSWDHHGAIIGGLPKNCAATDKPSAALLIDLKQRGLLDSTVVHWGGEMGRLPVLQNDAGREKWGRDHNTHGFSMWVAGGGFKGGYVHGQTDEFGHNAVVDEVKHHDWHATLLHTFGIDHSQLSYKRNGVAASLTDNRGAKVVKELFA; from the coding sequence ATGAATCGATTCCACCTCACCCGCCGCCATTTCCTTCAGTCCGGCAGCTTCAACCTGGGATCTCTGGCGCTCGCATCGCTATTGAAGGACGCAGGACTTCTCGCAGCTCCAGTGAAGCCCACACTCCCTGGGGAGGAGGCCTATGATTTATTGCCAAAGAAGGGTCATTTCGAGCCTCGGGCGAAGGCCATGATCTCTTTGTTCATGATGGGAGGACCTTCCCAGATGGATCTCTTCGATCCCAAACCGACCCTGACCAAATACGATGGTCAGAAGTTCCCCGGCGAGATCAAGTACGACAACCTCGCGGAAGCATCTTCCAAATGCTTCGGCTCTCCATGGAAGTTCCAGAAGCACGGCCAATGCGGAATGGAGATCAGCGAGCTGCTCCCGCACCTGAGCAAGGTCGTCGATGACATCACCCTCATCCGCTCCATGACATCCGGGGTGAACAATCATGCCCAGGCACTCTATGCGATGAATGCCGGCGGAATCACCGCCGGACGCCCCGCTCTCGGCTCATGGCTCACCTATGGCCTCGGTTGCGAAACCCAGGACCTGCCGGCCTATGTGGTGTTGTCACACCCGAATGGCCTCCCGACCTTCCACGGGGATCACTACACCAACGGCTGGCTCCCCGCCCTGTTCCAGGGAACCGTCATCCGCCCGAAGGAACCTAGGATCCTCAATCTTGATCCACCCCCGTCGCTGGCCGGCCAGGCCCAGATGCGCCAGCTCGATCTCCTCAAATCATTCAACGAACAGCACCTCGCCCAGCACCCGGGCGAACTTGACCTCCAGGCCCGCATCGCGAGCTACGAACTGGCGGCCAAAATGCAAACGTCGGCCAAGGAGGCCCTCGATATTTCCAACGAGCCTGAGCACATCAAAAAACTATACGGGATCGATGACCCGGTCACCCGCGACTACGGCACCCGCTGCCTGATCGCCCGTCGCCTGGTCGAACGCGGGGTCCGTTACGTCCAGGTGCTCAACGAGGGGCAGTCGTGGGATCACCACGGTGCCATCATCGGAGGGCTACCGAAGAACTGCGCCGCGACGGACAAGCCGAGCGCCGCACTCCTCATCGACCTGAAGCAACGCGGTCTGCTCGACAGCACCGTGGTCCACTGGGGCGGCGAGATGGGCCGCCTACCGGTTCTCCAGAATGATGCAGGCCGCGAAAAGTGGGGACGGGACCACAATACCCATGGGTTCAGCATGTGGGTCGCAGGAGGCGGATTCAAAGGTGGCTACGTCCATGGCCAGACAGATGAATTCGGTCACAATGCGGTGGTGGATGAAGTCAAACACCACGATTGGCACGCCACGTTGCTCCACACCTTCGGCATCGACCACTCCCAGCTTTCCTACAAGCGGAACGGTGTCGCCGCCTCCCTCACGGATAACCGTGGAGCCAAGGTGGTGAAGGAACTCTTCGCGTGA
- a CDS encoding metallophosphoesterase: MPVTSPISRRSFLTKSVVIAGFGFSYQTWAGAQAAGDSDRVILLSDTHIAADPERVLRGVKMADNLNRVVAEVKASMGERKAKALCITGDIAVNDGQEGDYREMKRLLQPLDETGVPRHLLMGNHDHREHCTNILGKYQPQGLELAPHVASKISLVNVNLFLLDTLTRTNHTPGELGAAQMAWLEKELVADAAKPAVLLFHHNVRFDDPKNALTDSEALFAVMKKYPQLKAAFFGHSHRWEIVEKDGKQLVNLPPTAYVFKEGLPNGWVDAEFHTDRVELTLHSLDKGHPLSGSRQILKWS; the protein is encoded by the coding sequence ATGCCTGTCACGTCACCCATCAGCCGCCGCTCCTTTTTGACCAAGTCAGTAGTGATCGCTGGCTTTGGGTTCAGTTACCAGACTTGGGCGGGTGCGCAGGCAGCCGGTGACAGCGACAGGGTGATCCTCCTTTCCGATACCCACATCGCGGCGGATCCGGAACGTGTGCTGCGGGGTGTCAAAATGGCGGATAACCTGAACCGGGTGGTCGCTGAGGTCAAAGCGAGCATGGGTGAACGAAAGGCCAAGGCGCTTTGTATCACCGGTGATATCGCCGTCAACGATGGGCAGGAAGGAGACTACCGGGAGATGAAGCGCCTTCTCCAGCCATTGGACGAGACCGGGGTTCCCCGCCATCTCTTGATGGGGAATCACGACCACCGGGAGCATTGCACTAACATCCTCGGCAAGTATCAACCGCAGGGGCTGGAACTGGCCCCTCATGTGGCGAGCAAGATCTCCCTGGTGAACGTCAACTTGTTCCTCCTGGACACACTAACCAGGACGAACCACACGCCGGGTGAACTGGGAGCGGCCCAGATGGCGTGGCTGGAAAAGGAGCTGGTGGCGGACGCCGCGAAGCCTGCCGTGCTGCTTTTCCATCATAATGTCCGCTTCGACGATCCGAAGAACGCGCTCACCGATTCCGAAGCCCTGTTCGCCGTGATGAAAAAGTACCCTCAGTTGAAAGCGGCGTTCTTCGGCCACAGCCATCGCTGGGAGATCGTGGAGAAGGATGGCAAGCAACTGGTGAACCTGCCTCCCACTGCCTACGTCTTCAAAGAGGGCCTGCCGAACGGTTGGGTGGATGCGGAGTTCCACACGGACCGGGTCGAGCTCACGCTGCACAGCCTCGACAAGGGACATCCGCTCTCAGGGTCACGGCAGATCCTGAAATGGTCCTGA
- a CDS encoding PEP-CTERM sorting domain-containing protein (PEP-CTERM proteins occur, often in large numbers, in the proteomes of bacteria that also encode an exosortase, a predicted intramembrane cysteine proteinase. The presence of a PEP-CTERM domain at a protein's C-terminus predicts cleavage within the sorting domain, followed by covalent anchoring to some some component of the (usually Gram-negative) cell surface. Many PEP-CTERM proteins exhibit an unusual sequence composition that includes large numbers of potential glycosylation sites. Expression of one such protein has been shown restore the ability of a bacterium to form floc, a type of biofilm.): MLGNGEVVPGTLIPEATSILLTALAAGGLVIRRRR; this comes from the coding sequence ATGCTCGGAAATGGGGAAGTCGTTCCCGGAACCCTCATCCCCGAAGCGACGTCGATCCTACTCACGGCGCTTGCTGCGGGAGGGTTGGTAATCCGTCGTCGCCGCTGA
- a CDS encoding prolyl oligopeptidase family serine peptidase codes for MHIRLLIIFHCLLTDARCDRTPWEILQPYASAPASFVPDPSPWRTPFRFDDGREVTTAADWQQRREEIRSDWHQLMGKWPPLITKPKIAILESKSLPSFRRDRIRFRWTPLLETEAWLLVPHGAKNAPAVLTVFYEPDTAVGINGKPHRDFALQLANKGFVCLSIGTRETTADKTYSLYHPDIDSAAIQPLSLLAYAAANAWYVLAAQPEVDASRIGITGHSYGGKWAMFASCLFDKFACAAWSDCGIVFDDNRPSINYWEPWYLGWHPRPWRKRGLVTPANPSFGLYPELRKSGRDLHELHVLMPPRPFLVSGGSEDPPERWHVLEHSKRINHLLGHQDRVFMSNRPAHSPDAESNRVLIAFFEHFLQSPVQPK; via the coding sequence ATGCATATCCGACTCTTGATCATTTTTCACTGTCTCTTGACCGATGCCAGATGCGATCGAACTCCCTGGGAAATTCTGCAACCCTACGCCAGCGCGCCAGCCTCCTTCGTCCCTGATCCATCACCATGGCGCACTCCTTTTCGTTTCGATGATGGTCGCGAAGTCACCACCGCCGCCGATTGGCAACAACGGCGCGAAGAAATACGCTCCGATTGGCACCAACTCATGGGCAAATGGCCTCCTCTGATCACCAAGCCGAAGATCGCAATTCTGGAGAGCAAGTCGCTTCCTTCCTTTCGCCGTGACCGGATTCGGTTCCGCTGGACTCCATTGCTCGAAACCGAAGCTTGGCTGCTTGTGCCCCATGGCGCCAAGAACGCTCCCGCCGTCCTTACCGTATTTTACGAACCTGATACCGCCGTCGGAATCAACGGCAAACCCCATCGCGATTTTGCCCTGCAACTCGCCAACAAAGGTTTTGTCTGTCTCTCCATCGGGACGCGCGAAACCACCGCCGACAAGACGTATTCTCTTTATCACCCCGACATTGATTCCGCCGCAATCCAACCGCTCTCATTGCTAGCGTACGCCGCAGCGAACGCATGGTACGTGCTTGCTGCGCAACCAGAGGTCGATGCCAGCCGCATCGGGATTACCGGGCATTCCTACGGAGGAAAATGGGCCATGTTCGCCTCCTGTCTATTTGATAAATTCGCCTGTGCCGCCTGGTCCGACTGTGGCATTGTCTTCGACGATAACCGTCCCAGCATCAACTATTGGGAGCCTTGGTATCTTGGCTGGCATCCCCGCCCCTGGCGCAAACGCGGTCTCGTGACGCCAGCAAATCCCTCTTTCGGTCTCTATCCGGAACTGCGCAAATCAGGCCGGGATCTCCACGAGCTTCATGTCCTGATGCCCCCTCGCCCATTTCTTGTCTCCGGAGGTAGCGAGGATCCACCCGAAAGATGGCATGTCCTGGAACATTCCAAGCGGATCAATCACCTCCTTGGTCACCAAGACCGTGTCTTCATGTCCAACCGTCCCGCCCACTCCCCTGATGCCGAATCCAACCGGGTCCTCATCGCGTTCTTCGAGCACTTCCTCCAATCTCCCGTTCAGCCAAAGTGA
- a CDS encoding WGR domain-containing protein, giving the protein MNQHTKLYYQEGSSDKVYEVFIEPKDDGCIVRFAYGRRGTTLQTGVKTSKPVSSKEAGKIFDGLVKQKLAKGYRVGESTGGQVSAGCEGEDSGIRCQLLNPVDESEVEGLLRDSRWCAQEKLDGRRMLVRKTGTTVTGINRRGLFIPVPAFIAEAALEIPFDFLIDGEAIGDRLHAFDLLEFRNEDLRPVPYIDRLTYMFRWIDTSGGVAMVSTALLSDNKRTLYHQLKKRNAEGIVFKDIHAAYVGGRPASGGSQLKVKFHATASFIVGAVHPKKRSVGLGLIDRKGDIVSAGNVTIPQNHAIPETGTVVEVRFLYAFRESGSVYQPVYLGRRDDIGLSECVTAQLKYKPTAGEAAA; this is encoded by the coding sequence ATGAACCAACACACCAAATTGTACTATCAGGAAGGCTCATCCGACAAAGTCTATGAAGTCTTCATCGAACCGAAGGACGACGGATGCATCGTCCGCTTTGCCTATGGACGCCGGGGAACCACCCTGCAAACCGGGGTCAAAACATCGAAACCTGTTTCCTCCAAAGAGGCCGGGAAGATCTTCGACGGGCTGGTGAAGCAGAAGCTCGCCAAGGGCTACCGGGTTGGGGAATCCACCGGCGGCCAGGTTTCTGCCGGGTGTGAGGGGGAGGACAGCGGCATCCGCTGTCAGCTTCTCAATCCGGTCGATGAGTCCGAAGTTGAGGGCCTTCTCCGTGACTCACGCTGGTGCGCGCAGGAAAAGCTCGATGGACGCCGGATGCTGGTCCGCAAGACCGGCACCACCGTCACCGGGATCAACCGGCGGGGCCTGTTCATTCCTGTTCCTGCTTTCATCGCGGAAGCCGCGCTGGAGATCCCGTTCGATTTCCTGATCGACGGCGAGGCCATCGGGGACAGGCTCCACGCTTTCGATCTGCTGGAGTTCCGCAACGAGGATCTACGCCCTGTCCCGTATATCGACCGGCTGACCTACATGTTCCGTTGGATCGACACCAGCGGCGGCGTCGCCATGGTATCGACCGCCCTCCTCTCCGACAACAAGCGCACCCTGTACCACCAGTTGAAGAAGCGGAATGCGGAGGGGATCGTCTTCAAGGACATCCACGCGGCATACGTTGGCGGCCGTCCCGCCAGCGGCGGCAGCCAGCTCAAGGTGAAGTTCCACGCCACTGCGTCGTTCATCGTCGGAGCGGTGCATCCGAAGAAGCGGAGCGTGGGCCTCGGATTGATCGACAGGAAAGGTGACATTGTTTCCGCCGGGAACGTGACTATTCCTCAGAACCACGCTATCCCGGAAACGGGAACGGTGGTGGAAGTGAGGTTCCTGTATGCCTTCCGTGAAAGCGGCTCGGTCTATCAGCCGGTCTATCTCGGACGCAGGGACGACATTGGGTTGAGCGAATGCGTCACGGCGCAGCTCAAATACAAGCCCACCGCTGGGGAAGCAGCAGCGTGA